Within the Nocardioides humi genome, the region GGGTGCGGGCAGGTACGCCGCCATCGCCTCGGTCATCCCCGCCATGTGCCCGTCGTCGGTCCACGAGGTGAGCGCCAGCCGCCCGGCCGGCGTCAGCACGCGGGCGACCTCGGCCATGGCGGCGACCGGGTCGGCGGCGAAGATGAGCCCGAAGGACGAGGTCACCAGGTCCTGGGAGGCGTCCGGGCACGGCTGGGCGGCCAGGTCCGCGCGCAGCCACTCGACCTCCTGGATCTCGTGGTCGGTCGCCTGCTCGCCGAGCGCGACCAGGTGCGCCGATCCGTCGGTCGCCGTGACCCGCCAGCCCGCGTCGGCGAGGCGCAGCGCCACGCTGCCCGTCCCGGCGGCGACGTCCAGTGCGAAGCGGCCCCGCCCGGGGCCGGCCCCGCCCGCCACCAGCGCGGCGGCCGGCTCCAGCCGCCGCGCCATCGCCGGGTAGTCGCCCCGGCCCCAGAGGTCGTCGGCCGGGTCCGTCATGCGGTCCGGCCCTCCGCCACCTGCCGCCGGAAGGCCGCCGCCGGCTTGAAGGCCGGCGCGACGGTCGCCGGGATCTCCATCGGCTCGCCCGTCTGCGGGTTGCGGCCGCTGCGGGCCGCGCGGTCACGCCGCTCGAAGGTCCCGAAGCCCGGGAGGGCGACGCTGCCGTGCTCGGCCACGCCGCGGGCGATGCCGTCGAGGGTCGCCGCGACGGCCTCGGCCGCCTGGTGGGTGGTCAGGCCGGTCGCCTCGGCGACGGCGGCGGTCAGGTCGGTGCGGTTCATCTGGCCCTCCTGGGGTCCGTCCGGTGCTGTCGGGCAACACCCTAGTGCAAATGATAATCGTTCTCATGTAGAGTCCCGACCTCCGACGGAGCCGCCGTCGGTGGAGAGGGACAATCCCATGAGAAGCATCAGCTCACTGACCGCGCTGGCCCTGGCCAGTGGCGCCGTGGCCGTCGGCCTGGCCGCTCCCGCGGCCGCCGCCGACCGGCCGGTGGTCCTCGACCGGGGCCACATCGACCTGTTCGAGGTCACCTACGACGCGTCCAGTGCCGGCCTGAGACTCCAGGTGAAGGACGACACGCAGCTGCACGACCCGGGGGCGACCTACCGCGACCCCGAGGACGTGACCATCGCGGTCGACGAGGAGCTCGCGGCCCTGACCATCCCCGAGGGCCTGCCCCCGTCCTTCGCCTTCCTCGGCGAGCCCGGGGACGTCGTCTACGACCTGCCGCAGACCCAGGACCCGCAGCTGCCCTGGCCCGGCTGGAGCACCGAGCGGCTCAACGGCACGCTGCCCGCCGGCACCACGCTCGCCTCGGGCGCGCCGGTGCAGCTGGCCGTCGAGGTGGAGGGGCCCGGCGACGTCCACACGTTCATGAACAGCCCGACGGGCGAGGTCATCAACCACTACGTCGACAGCAGCGACGGCGGGCCCGACATCATCCCCGTCAGTGCGAACGCCCACGTGCACACCGAGTGGATCTTCACCGAGCTCGGCGACTACACGCTCGAGGTCACCCCGACCGCGCAGGTGCAGGGCGGCGGCACGATCACGGGTACGCCGGCCAGCTACCACATCCGCGTCGGCGACCCGGCCCCCGCGGACCTCGGCGTCGAGGTCACGGCCAACAAGCCGGACGCGACCTACCTCTACGGCCAGGGCATCACGCTCACCGCGGCCCCGACCGCGGAGACCGACCTCGACCACTACCACTGGTTCATCAAGCGGGCCGGCGGTGCCGACTACGTGATCAGCAGCCTGTCCAGCACGGCCGAGCTCAAGCTGCCGACCTCGCTGGCCTGGGACGGCGCGCAGGTCTACGCCAACCTCTACGACCACGCCCACAACGTGGTGGCGTCCTCCGAGCCGCTGACCCTGCACGTCTCCCAGCTGCCACAGGTCACCACGCTCACCGCGCAGGCCGACAAGGCGTCGTACGCCGTGGGGGAGACGGCGCACTTCACGTCCACGCAGAGCCCGGCGACGGGTGAGGACCACTTCCACTGGTACGTCCGCAAGCCCGGCGAGGAGTTCTCCACCTACATCCCGGACTCCAACCAGGCCACCGCGGACCTGCCGATCACCGCGGACCTGCAGGGCGCCGAGGTCATCGCCCGGCTCTTCGACCACGACCACGCGGTCATCGCCGAGTCCGCCCCCGTCGTCGTGAGCCTCGCCGGTGCCGCCGCCCCCACGCCGCCGCCGGCCGCGGGCAAGGCGGTCAGCCAGGTCGGCGTGAAGGTGAAGCCGAAGCGGATCACGCCCGGCAAGCGCGCCAAGGTCAAGGTCGCGGTCACCGTCCCGTCGGCGCCGGGCACCCCGGTCACCGGCAAGGTCGTGATCCGCGACGGCAAGCGGAAGATCGCCACCGGGAAGGTGAAGGCGAACGGCAAGGTCGTCGTACGGCTGCCCCGGCTCAAGGCCGGCAAGCACACGATCACGGTCGTCTACAAGGGCGACGCCGGCACCGAGGGCTCGGTCGCGACCCAGGTCGTGAAGGTGCGTCGCTGACCCATGAAGGCACTCCTGCGCGTGTTCCTGCCCCTCCTGCTCCTGCTCGTCGCGAGCGGACTCGTCGTAGCGCCGGCCGAGGCCGAGGCCGATCCGGTGACGGTGCTGAGCACCTCCGACGGGCCCGTCATCGTGTTCGACGTCGCGACCGCACCCGACGGTACGCCGCGGCTGGCGCTGGTCCAGGACGAGCAGGCGCATGCGCCGGCCGAGGTCCTCCTCGCGCTCGGGGAGGCCCTCGGCAACGGGGTGCCGCTCGGATGGAGCACGCACCGGGCGCCCGACGCGGCGCCCGGTGCGGCCCTCACCATCGACCTGGCGGTCACCGGACCCGGCGCGGTGGTCGTCCAGGACGCCGACCCCGACGGGAGACTGACCCTCGCGCCGGACAGCGAGGGCTGGCCGCTGTGGTCGTTCTCCGAGCCCGGCCGGTACGTCGTGGACGCGACCCTCGCCGGCGTGACGACGCGCTACCTGCTCGACGTACCGGCACCTGCGGAGGAGCCCGTCGAGCCCCCGCCCGTCGAGCCCCCGCCCGTCGAGCCGGAGCCGGTCGAGCCGGAGCCCACCGACGTGCCGCCCGCACCTCCGGTGACTCTGGCGGTGCAGGAGGACGACTGCGCGGTCCCGGGCCTGCCCGCGGGCGCGGTGCGGGTCAGCGCGGGCCACTTCGACTACGGCGTCCAGGTCGCCGGCGGCCAGGCCGTCTCCCGGGTCAAGGACGACCGCACCTCGCCCGCGACCTGGCGGGACCCGGCGACGATGCTGTTCGAGGTCGGCGAGCCGGCCCGCCAGCAGGTGCCGGACAATCCCGCCCTCGCGTTCCTGGGGACCGCCGGCAGCACCATCTGGACCATCGGCCAGGTCCAGGCCGACGGCGTGCCGTGGCTCGGCTGGAACACCCAGCACGAGAGCGCGATCGCGAACATCCAGGGCGGTACGACCTGGCGCCTGGACTCCGTCGAGGGTCCCGGCCGGCTGTTCGTCTACCAGACCGGCTCGTTCGGCTCGATCTCGCCGGTGCTGGGCACCGCCGACGGCTGGCCGCGCAGCACCGTCATCCCCGCCAACACCCACGCCCACGGCAACTGGTCCTTCACCGAGCCGGGGGTGTACCGGGTACGGACGACCCACCTGGCCCGGCTGACCTCCGGGCAGGACGTGACCAGCACCGGCACGCTGACCTTCCGGGTCGGGCCCTGCGCACAGCAGGCGCCGGGACCGGCGGACGGCGCCGGCGCCGGCGACAGCGGCAGCGGCGGCAAGGGCGGCGGCAAGACCAAGGGGGAGAAGCAGGAGAAGCAGACCGCGGAGACAGGCGCCGACGCGCCGGCACCTGTTCCCGCCCGCGAGCCCTCGGCCTGCGTCCCGGCTCCCCGCGGCCAGGGCGGCGCGAGCCCGTCCGGCTCCTCCGGCTCGGCCGACCCCGCCACACCGACCACGCCCCAGGCCGCGCAGACCGCGGTCAGCGACGGCCATTTCGACTTCGGCTCGGTCATCGAGGGCACCGCCCTGCAGGCCCGGGTGAAGGACGACCGCACCCAGCCGCCGAGCTGGGTGGAGCCGGAGTCGCTGAGGTTCGTGCTCGGGAAGGCCGCCGAGCAGCAGGTCCCCGCCGGCTCGGCGTACTCCTTCCTCGGTGAGCCGGGCGCCCCGATCTGGCTGATCCCGCAGACCCAGGTCAGCGGCGTGCCCTGGCTGGGCTGGAACACCCAGCACGAGACCGTCCGGCAGCAGGTCAGCGGCTCGGTGCGCTACCGGCTCGACGGCGTCAGCGGGCCCGGCGAGCTGGCGGTCTACCTCACCGACTCCTTCGGTGGGGTCGGGCAGAAGGTGTTCGGCAACGCGACCGGCTTCCCGCGCTCCTTCGACGTCCCGCTCAACGTGCACGCCCACGGCAACTGGGTCTTCACCGCGCCGGGCACCTACCAGGTCACCATCACCCAGTCCGCCACGCTCACCGGCGGGAGATCCGTCTCCGACCAGGCCACGCTGACCTTCGTCGTCGGCGGATCGGGCAGCGGCGGCGGGGGCCGGAGCGTCGGCCTGACCGTCCCCCTCGCCCTGCCGGTGGCGACGACCCGCGACTGCGTCATCCCCGCCACCGGCGCCGACGACAGCCTCACCCTGCTGCTGCCGCTCGGCGTCACGCTGGTGGCGGCCGGCGCGGCCGTGCTCGGCGTACGCCGCCGGGCGATCCGCCGCCTCACCCATGTCTAGGGCGTGTCTCCCTAGGCGGATCGCGGGCGGCGCGGCGCTGGCGGTGCTCCTGACCGCCTGCGCCGCGCCGCCCACCCTCTCGGAGCACGACGGCCGGCTCCAGGTGATCACCACCACCGGGCTGATCGCCGACCTGGTCCGCAATGTCGGCGGCGACGACGTGAACGTCGTGTCGCTGGTGCCGGACGGCGCGGACCCGCACAGCTACGAGCCGAGCCTGCGCCGCGCGCGCGACGTGGTCTACGCCGACGTCGCCTTCAGCAACTACCTGCTGCTGGAGGAGCACAGCGTGATCAAGGTGCTCGACGCCAACCTGCCCGACGACGCCGTGAGCATCTCGCTCGCCGAGGACGCGGTGAAGTACGCCGCCGAGATCATCCCGCTCGTCGAGAAGGTCAACCTCGACACGATCTGGCTGGGGCTGCGGGTCCACGGCCGCGGCGAGCAGTACGGCGCCACCCGGACCTCCGACGTCCTCCTCTCCGCGACCGGCATGACCGGCCCGGGCCGGATGGTCGGCTACCTGACCGGCTCCTTCGGCGACCCGGAGGTCTACTTCGACAGCGAGGACGGCTTCGAGGCCACCGACGGCTACCGCGACGACACCGCCGTCCTCCCCGCGGACGCGCACACCCACATGTCCTGGTCCTTCTCCGAGCCCGGCGTCTACACGGTCGACTTCGCCGCACGGCTGCAGGTGGACAGCGCGTCGAGGTCGGTGCCGATCGGGACCACGACGGTGACCTTCGCCGTCGGCGTGCCGCCCGCCGAGGCGGGCGAGGGCCGGCCGCTGGACCGCGGCCACGCGGACGTCACCGTCGACCTCGACGGCGGCGACCTCGACATCCGCTACGACCCCGAGGGCGGCGGCGAGCACAGCCAGGAGGAGCTCGACCCGGCGGCGGTCGTGGTCGACGTACCCGCGAAGGCGCTGGTCGAGATCCCCGGCGACGAGCGGCTCGGCTTCCTCGGCCGGCCCGGGACGCCGGTCTACCAGCTGCCGCAGGCCGTGCTCGGCAAGCACGTGCACGGCGAGATCGACCCGCACCTGTGGCAGGACGTCGGCAACGTGATGGCCTACGCCGAGCTGATCCGCGACACCCTGATCGACGCCGACCCCGAGCACGCGCTGGCCTACCGGAAGCGGGCCGACGCCTATCTCGCGGAGCTGGAGCGGCTCGACGCCTACGTCCGCGACACCCTCGCCGAGGTGCCGGAGAGCCGCCGCTACCTGGTGACCACCCACGACGCGTTCGGCTATCTCGCCCACGCCTACGGCCTCCAGGTCGCCGGGTTCGTCACCCCCAACCCGGCCACGGAGCCGTCGCTCGCCGACCGCCGCAAGCTCGTCGGGACCATCCGCACCCTCGGGGTGCCGGCGGTCTTCCTCGAGCCGAACCTGCGGGCCCGGTCGTCGGTGCTCACCCAGGTCGCCGAGGAGGAGGGCGTCGAGGTCTGCGCGATCTACGGCGACGCCTTCGACGACCGGGTGCACAGCTATGTCCAGATGATGCGCTTCAACGCAGAGGAGATCCGCACGTGCTTGTCCTGAAGAGGCCCGTCCTGAACCGGTGGCGGGCCGTCGCGCTGGCCGCGCTGCCCCTGCTGCTCGTCCCGGCCGCCGCGGCCGCCCCCGGCGACCCCACCCCGACCGTGCCACCGGGCGACGGCGCCCTGCAGCAGACGATCGACCCCGACCAGGAGGTCGCGACCGACGACGTCGTGCTGGAGCAGGGCCACGTCGACCTCGGCCCACGCGATGTGGACGGCGAGTGGGTGCTGATGGTCCACGACGACACGCAGCTGGCCGGGTCCGTGTGGCGTCCCCTCGAGCACGCGGTGATCCGGGTGCGCGACGCCGGCATCCAGCAGGTGCCTGACGACCCGGCGTACTCCTTCCTGGGCGTCGACCCCGGCACCGGCGTGCACGTCGTGCCACAGACCCAGAACCCCGACGTGGTCTGGCTCGGCTGGAACACCCAGGACCCGTCGGTGCTGGAGAGCGTGGACCGCGGCGTCACCCTGACCCTGCGCGGCGTGGACGGTCCCGGCCACCTCGTCGTCTACCTCCAGGACGGCGGCTTCGGCGAGCCCGACGTGCTCTGGGACTCAAGAGATCTTGTGGCGCGCGACAGCACGGGCCAGCGGCTGTGGGTCGACGTCAACACCCACACCCACGCCAACTGGGTGTTCAGTGCGCCCGGCACCTACCTCGTGTCGATCGCCGCCACCGCGACCCTCGTCGACGGCACCGAGCAGACCACCGCCGGCACCCTCCGGCTGGCCGTCGGCGACGCCGCCGACCCGGAGCAGGCCCGCCACGCCGAGGCGAGCGCCCCGGCCACGCCGGACGCGGGCGCCGCGGAGGACGCCGGGGAGGACCCCGAGGCGGCCGAGTCCGCCGAGGACGGTACGCCGGCCTGGCTGTGGGCCGTCGGGGCGGGCGCGGTCGTCCTGGCCGGCGTGCTGCTGGCCGTGGTCGCGCGCGGTCGTCGTACCCGGGCCCGGGCGCTGGTGGACGAGGGGACCGAGGTATGAGCGCCGGCCTGCAGGTGCGCGGCCTCGATGTCGATCTCGGCGGCCGGCCGGTGCTGCGCGGCGTCGACCTCGACCTCGCACCCGGCGAGCTGGTCGGCCTGATCGGCCCCAACGGCGCGGGGAAGACCACCCTGCTGCGGAGCATCCTCGGCCTGACCCGGGTCCGGTCGGGACAGGTCGCGGTCGGCGGCCGGCCGGTGCGCCGCAGGCGCGGCGACATCGGCTACGTCCCCCAGCGCCACGAGTTCGCCTGGGACTTCCCGATCTCGGTCGAGCAGGTCGTGCTCACCGGCCGGGTCGGCGGGCTGCGCCCCGGCCGCGGGCCCCGCGTCGACGACTGGAGGGCGGTCGACCGGGCGCTGGGACTGGTCGCCATGGCCGACCTCCGCCGCCGCCCGGTCGGTGAGCTCTCCGGGGGGCAGCGGCAGCGGGTGCTGGTGGCCCGGGCGCTCGCGCTCGACCCCTCGGTGCTGCTGCTCGACGAGCCGTTCACCGGCCTGGACCTGCCGACCCAGGAGTCGCTGCTCGCGATGTTCACCGACCTCGCCGACGGAGCGAGCGGGGAGGCCCGCGC harbors:
- a CDS encoding TIGR03773 family transporter-associated surface protein, with the translated sequence MKALLRVFLPLLLLLVASGLVVAPAEAEADPVTVLSTSDGPVIVFDVATAPDGTPRLALVQDEQAHAPAEVLLALGEALGNGVPLGWSTHRAPDAAPGAALTIDLAVTGPGAVVVQDADPDGRLTLAPDSEGWPLWSFSEPGRYVVDATLAGVTTRYLLDVPAPAEEPVEPPPVEPPPVEPEPVEPEPTDVPPAPPVTLAVQEDDCAVPGLPAGAVRVSAGHFDYGVQVAGGQAVSRVKDDRTSPATWRDPATMLFEVGEPARQQVPDNPALAFLGTAGSTIWTIGQVQADGVPWLGWNTQHESAIANIQGGTTWRLDSVEGPGRLFVYQTGSFGSISPVLGTADGWPRSTVIPANTHAHGNWSFTEPGVYRVRTTHLARLTSGQDVTSTGTLTFRVGPCAQQAPGPADGAGAGDSGSGGKGGGKTKGEKQEKQTAETGADAPAPVPAREPSACVPAPRGQGGASPSGSSGSADPATPTTPQAAQTAVSDGHFDFGSVIEGTALQARVKDDRTQPPSWVEPESLRFVLGKAAEQQVPAGSAYSFLGEPGAPIWLIPQTQVSGVPWLGWNTQHETVRQQVSGSVRYRLDGVSGPGELAVYLTDSFGGVGQKVFGNATGFPRSFDVPLNVHAHGNWVFTAPGTYQVTITQSATLTGGRSVSDQATLTFVVGGSGSGGGGRSVGLTVPLALPVATTRDCVIPATGADDSLTLLLPLGVTLVAAGAAVLGVRRRAIRRLTHV
- a CDS encoding choice-of-anchor M domain-containing protein produces the protein MRSISSLTALALASGAVAVGLAAPAAAADRPVVLDRGHIDLFEVTYDASSAGLRLQVKDDTQLHDPGATYRDPEDVTIAVDEELAALTIPEGLPPSFAFLGEPGDVVYDLPQTQDPQLPWPGWSTERLNGTLPAGTTLASGAPVQLAVEVEGPGDVHTFMNSPTGEVINHYVDSSDGGPDIIPVSANAHVHTEWIFTELGDYTLEVTPTAQVQGGGTITGTPASYHIRVGDPAPADLGVEVTANKPDATYLYGQGITLTAAPTAETDLDHYHWFIKRAGGADYVISSLSSTAELKLPTSLAWDGAQVYANLYDHAHNVVASSEPLTLHVSQLPQVTTLTAQADKASYAVGETAHFTSTQSPATGEDHFHWYVRKPGEEFSTYIPDSNQATADLPITADLQGAEVIARLFDHDHAVIAESAPVVVSLAGAAAPTPPPAAGKAVSQVGVKVKPKRITPGKRAKVKVAVTVPSAPGTPVTGKVVIRDGKRKIATGKVKANGKVVVRLPRLKAGKHTITVVYKGDAGTEGSVATQVVKVRR
- a CDS encoding anchored repeat-type ABC transporter ATP-binding subunit, with translation MSAGLQVRGLDVDLGGRPVLRGVDLDLAPGELVGLIGPNGAGKTTLLRSILGLTRVRSGQVAVGGRPVRRRRGDIGYVPQRHEFAWDFPISVEQVVLTGRVGGLRPGRGPRVDDWRAVDRALGLVAMADLRRRPVGELSGGQRQRVLVARALALDPSVLLLDEPFTGLDLPTQESLLAMFTDLADGASGEARAVLMTTHDIASALFACGRVVLLNRTVVATGTAGELRARPEAWTETFGVGIDSPFLRVLDAGVLT
- a CDS encoding class I SAM-dependent methyltransferase, giving the protein MTDPADDLWGRGDYPAMARRLEPAAALVAGGAGPGRGRFALDVAAGTGSVALRLADAGWRVTATDGSAHLVALGEQATDHEIQEVEWLRADLAAQPCPDASQDLVTSSFGLIFAADPVAAMAEVARVLTPAGRLALTSWTDDGHMAGMTEAMAAYLPAPGGAHRPRRWGSPSFLEELLAPRFLDVRIDTHTLPWTFPSAAAGRRWLERTSPAHLGAMALAGEHAEEMMDAVEEHLAGYADRFGRVEVAAEFRLVRAQRVP
- a CDS encoding anchored repeat ABC transporter, substrate-binding protein, translating into MSRACLPRRIAGGAALAVLLTACAAPPTLSEHDGRLQVITTTGLIADLVRNVGGDDVNVVSLVPDGADPHSYEPSLRRARDVVYADVAFSNYLLLEEHSVIKVLDANLPDDAVSISLAEDAVKYAAEIIPLVEKVNLDTIWLGLRVHGRGEQYGATRTSDVLLSATGMTGPGRMVGYLTGSFGDPEVYFDSEDGFEATDGYRDDTAVLPADAHTHMSWSFSEPGVYTVDFAARLQVDSASRSVPIGTTTVTFAVGVPPAEAGEGRPLDRGHADVTVDLDGGDLDIRYDPEGGGEHSQEELDPAAVVVDVPAKALVEIPGDERLGFLGRPGTPVYQLPQAVLGKHVHGEIDPHLWQDVGNVMAYAELIRDTLIDADPEHALAYRKRADAYLAELERLDAYVRDTLAEVPESRRYLVTTHDAFGYLAHAYGLQVAGFVTPNPATEPSLADRRKLVGTIRTLGVPAVFLEPNLRARSSVLTQVAEEEGVEVCAIYGDAFDDRVHSYVQMMRFNAEEIRTCLS
- a CDS encoding HU family DNA-binding protein, which encodes MNRTDLTAAVAEATGLTTHQAAEAVAATLDGIARGVAEHGSVALPGFGTFERRDRAARSGRNPQTGEPMEIPATVAPAFKPAAAFRRQVAEGRTA
- a CDS encoding choice-of-anchor M domain-containing protein, with translation MLVLKRPVLNRWRAVALAALPLLLVPAAAAAPGDPTPTVPPGDGALQQTIDPDQEVATDDVVLEQGHVDLGPRDVDGEWVLMVHDDTQLAGSVWRPLEHAVIRVRDAGIQQVPDDPAYSFLGVDPGTGVHVVPQTQNPDVVWLGWNTQDPSVLESVDRGVTLTLRGVDGPGHLVVYLQDGGFGEPDVLWDSRDLVARDSTGQRLWVDVNTHTHANWVFSAPGTYLVSIAATATLVDGTEQTTAGTLRLAVGDAADPEQARHAEASAPATPDAGAAEDAGEDPEAAESAEDGTPAWLWAVGAGAVVLAGVLLAVVARGRRTRARALVDEGTEV